A single window of Sphingobacterium sp. ML3W DNA harbors:
- the uvrB gene encoding excinuclease ABC subunit UvrB, with protein sequence MKFQLTSEYKPTGDQPAAIKELVQGLNDGEQYQTLLGVTGSGKTFTVANVIQQTQKPTLVLSHNKTLAAQLYGEFKQFFPENSVNYFVSYYDYYQPEAFIASSNTYIEKDLAINEEIEKLRLATTTALMSGRRDIVVVSSVSCIYGMGNPEDFSRSIFRFAVGTVISRNAFLHRLVEILYARTTTEFKRGTFRVKGDTVDIYPAYLDFAIRVSFFGDEIDELSEIDPLSGKTLNKMEDLALFPATLFITPKEKFTSSIWAIQDEMMQRKIQLEDEGKMLEAKRLEERVNYDLEMMRELGYCSGIENYSRFFDGREPGMRPFCLLDYFPEDYLLVIDESHVTIPQLRAMYGGDRSRKIALVEHGFRLPAALDNRPLNFPEFESLTNQTIYVSATPGDYELVQTEGVFVEQVIRPTGLLDPIIEVHPAINQVDDFLEEADKAIKAGGRVLATTLTKRMAEELTKYMTKLNIKVRYIHSEVKTLERVEILRGLRLGEFDVLVGVNLLREGLDLPEVTLVAILDADKEGFLRSQRSLIQTIGRAARNDKGRVIMYADRMTDSMAATIEETNRRREKQMKYNEEHHITPRTVGKTKGEIMEQTSLSDFNGLEQQIYVEPDPSVAIAADPVLQYLGEKELKKAIETVRKKMEKAAKEMDFLEAAKLRDEMFSLEKTFDERFK encoded by the coding sequence ATGAAGTTTCAACTTACGTCTGAATATAAACCTACCGGAGATCAACCCGCTGCTATTAAGGAATTGGTGCAGGGACTTAACGATGGTGAGCAATACCAAACACTTTTAGGAGTTACTGGGTCAGGTAAAACTTTTACTGTGGCGAATGTAATCCAGCAAACACAAAAACCTACCTTAGTACTCAGCCACAATAAAACTTTAGCAGCACAGCTATATGGGGAGTTTAAACAATTTTTTCCTGAGAATTCGGTCAATTACTTTGTCTCTTATTACGATTATTACCAACCTGAAGCATTTATCGCTTCATCCAATACTTATATTGAAAAAGATCTAGCCATCAATGAAGAGATTGAAAAGCTACGTCTAGCAACGACTACGGCTTTGATGTCCGGACGTCGTGATATTGTTGTCGTATCTTCTGTCTCCTGTATCTATGGTATGGGAAATCCGGAGGATTTCTCGCGTTCGATATTTCGCTTTGCTGTTGGTACGGTAATTTCAAGAAATGCTTTTTTACATCGTTTAGTCGAAATCTTATACGCACGTACAACAACTGAATTTAAAAGAGGGACTTTTCGTGTCAAAGGGGATACCGTTGATATTTATCCAGCATATTTAGATTTTGCCATTAGGGTATCGTTTTTCGGTGATGAAATCGATGAGCTGAGTGAAATCGATCCATTGTCTGGTAAGACTTTAAATAAAATGGAGGATCTAGCACTTTTCCCTGCTACACTATTCATCACGCCAAAGGAAAAATTCACTTCATCTATTTGGGCAATCCAAGATGAGATGATGCAGAGAAAGATACAATTGGAAGATGAGGGCAAAATGCTCGAAGCGAAACGGTTGGAAGAACGGGTGAATTATGATCTAGAAATGATGCGTGAGCTGGGCTATTGTTCTGGAATTGAAAATTACTCTCGCTTCTTTGATGGACGTGAACCTGGGATGCGTCCCTTCTGTCTGCTTGATTATTTTCCTGAAGACTATTTACTTGTTATTGATGAAAGTCACGTAACGATTCCGCAGCTACGTGCGATGTATGGTGGAGACCGTTCTCGAAAAATTGCTTTAGTTGAGCACGGATTCAGATTGCCCGCAGCACTTGATAATAGGCCTTTAAATTTCCCTGAATTTGAGTCTTTGACTAATCAGACCATTTATGTTTCTGCGACACCAGGAGATTACGAGCTGGTGCAAACGGAGGGTGTTTTTGTGGAGCAGGTTATCCGACCAACAGGCTTACTGGATCCTATTATTGAGGTGCATCCTGCCATTAATCAGGTAGATGATTTTCTCGAGGAGGCAGATAAGGCTATTAAAGCTGGAGGACGTGTACTGGCAACGACTTTGACGAAACGAATGGCAGAAGAGTTGACCAAATATATGACTAAGCTGAATATTAAAGTACGCTATATTCACTCTGAGGTAAAAACTTTAGAACGTGTAGAAATTCTTCGCGGACTACGTCTAGGTGAATTTGATGTTCTGGTTGGTGTTAACTTACTGAGGGAAGGACTTGATTTACCTGAGGTAACATTGGTAGCGATATTGGATGCAGATAAGGAAGGTTTTTTACGTTCGCAAAGGTCATTGATCCAGACGATCGGTCGTGCTGCGCGTAATGACAAAGGTCGTGTGATCATGTATGCCGATCGGATGACAGATAGTATGGCCGCCACTATTGAGGAAACCAATCGACGACGTGAGAAGCAAATGAAGTACAATGAAGAACATCATATTACGCCTAGAACAGTTGGTAAAACGAAGGGGGAAATCATGGAACAAACTTCTTTATCAGATTTTAATGGTCTTGAACAGCAGATCTATGTGGAACCAGATCCATCTGTGGCCATTGC
- the ahcY gene encoding adenosylhomocysteinase, producing MSSVASTYVPYKVRDISLAEWGRKEIELAEAEMPGLMSLRAEFGAAKPLKGARIAGCLHMTIQTAVLIETLVELGADVTWSSCNIFSTQDHAAAAIAAAGIPVYAWKGMTEEEFNWCIEQTLFFGEERQPLNLILDDGGDLTNMVFDKYPELIDGIKGLSEETTTGVHRLYERMKNGTLHLPAINVNDSVTKSKFDNKYGCRESLVDAIRRATDLMLAGKVAVVAGYGDVGKGSAESLRSAGVRVIVTEIDPICALQAAMEGFEVRKFADAVKEANIIVTTTGNKDIVRAEHFKTMKDKAVVCNIGHFDNEIDVAWLNDNYGDTKIEIKPQVDKYTIDGVDIILLAEGRLVNLGCATGHPSFVMSNSFTNQTLAQLELWTNTGAYENQVYTLPKYLDEKVARLHLAHIGVELDVLTEDQASYIGVTVDGPFKADAYRY from the coding sequence ATGTCATCAGTAGCAAGTACATACGTACCATACAAAGTGAGGGATATCAGCCTTGCTGAATGGGGTCGTAAAGAAATAGAATTAGCGGAAGCTGAAATGCCGGGTTTAATGAGCCTTCGTGCTGAGTTTGGTGCCGCAAAACCTTTAAAAGGTGCGCGTATTGCGGGTTGCCTGCATATGACTATCCAAACAGCAGTTCTCATTGAAACTTTGGTAGAATTGGGTGCTGATGTTACATGGTCATCATGTAATATCTTTTCTACACAAGATCATGCTGCTGCTGCGATTGCCGCTGCTGGTATTCCTGTATATGCTTGGAAAGGTATGACTGAAGAAGAATTTAACTGGTGCATCGAGCAAACCTTATTTTTTGGTGAGGAACGTCAACCCTTGAACTTAATCTTGGATGATGGTGGTGACTTGACCAATATGGTGTTTGATAAATATCCGGAATTGATTGATGGGATCAAGGGTTTATCTGAAGAAACGACGACTGGCGTTCACCGTTTGTATGAACGTATGAAGAATGGTACATTACATTTGCCTGCTATCAACGTAAATGATTCGGTTACAAAATCTAAGTTTGATAATAAATACGGTTGTCGCGAGTCATTAGTAGACGCTATCCGTCGTGCAACAGATTTGATGTTGGCTGGTAAAGTTGCTGTTGTAGCAGGTTACGGTGATGTTGGTAAAGGTTCTGCTGAGTCCTTACGTTCTGCTGGTGTACGTGTTATCGTAACTGAAATTGATCCTATCTGTGCCTTACAAGCGGCTATGGAAGGATTTGAAGTGAGGAAATTTGCTGATGCTGTAAAAGAAGCTAATATCATCGTTACGACTACAGGTAATAAAGACATCGTTCGTGCTGAGCATTTCAAAACAATGAAAGATAAAGCCGTTGTTTGTAATATTGGTCACTTCGATAATGAAATCGATGTTGCCTGGTTAAATGACAACTACGGTGATACAAAAATTGAAATCAAACCTCAGGTAGATAAGTACACGATTGATGGTGTAGATATCATTTTATTAGCGGAAGGAAGATTAGTGAATTTAGGTTGTGCTACGGGACACCCTTCATTTGTGATGTCTAATTCATTTACTAACCAAACGTTAGCGCAATTGGAATTGTGGACGAATACTGGTGCTTATGAAAATCAAGTGTATACACTTCCAAAATATTTGGATGAGAAGGTGGCACGTTTGCATTTAGCACATATCGGTGTTGAACTGGATGTGTTGACTGAAGACCAAGCTTCTTATATTGGAGTTACGGTTGATGGTCCATTTAAAGCAGATGCTTACCGTTACTAG
- a CDS encoding ribonuclease H-like YkuK family protein has protein sequence MTWQKYNGENIKTSIWDAVESNIVREINLGNKLKVYIGTDSQIKRGTIDFATVIVFLRERRGGFMFVHKDKRTHLMGIKERMLLEVQKSIEVAYALCPLLEQYQVDLEVHADINTNPNFQSNIALKEAMGYIMGMGFVFKAKPESFASTTCANKQVQ, from the coding sequence ATGACTTGGCAAAAATACAATGGCGAAAACATCAAAACATCCATATGGGATGCTGTTGAATCTAATATCGTACGGGAAATAAATCTAGGCAATAAGCTGAAAGTCTATATCGGAACAGACTCCCAAATAAAAAGAGGAACAATTGACTTTGCTACTGTCATTGTTTTCCTCAGAGAACGTCGAGGTGGTTTTATGTTTGTCCATAAAGACAAAAGAACTCACCTTATGGGAATTAAAGAGCGTATGCTACTTGAAGTCCAAAAATCCATAGAAGTAGCTTATGCGCTCTGTCCACTCTTAGAGCAATATCAAGTCGACCTAGAAGTTCATGCCGACATCAATACCAATCCTAATTTTCAATCTAACATCGCATTAAAAGAAGCCATGGGTTATATCATGGGGATGGGATTTGTATTTAAGGCAAAACCAGAATCATTTGCCAGTACGACATGTGCCAATAAACAGGTCCAATAA
- a CDS encoding AAA family ATPase, with the protein MSTSNPDLIKIAVVGPESTGKSTIAQAIARHFNTVCVPEFARAYCKNLHNEYTLQDEVNMYYGQIALEDTLIPLANHVLICDTTILTVKIWCDHLFGDTPKEVKDEIQQRPYDLYLLMDIDLPWEEDPLRDFPEQREHFMEVWKQELDHLQAPYTIISGLGNARFENAVKAAKACMGLQ; encoded by the coding sequence ATGAGTACATCAAATCCAGACTTAATCAAAATCGCAGTTGTCGGACCTGAATCAACAGGAAAATCAACTATTGCACAGGCTATAGCACGACATTTTAATACGGTGTGTGTTCCGGAATTTGCACGCGCCTATTGTAAAAATTTACATAATGAATATACCTTGCAAGATGAGGTCAACATGTATTATGGGCAGATCGCACTTGAAGACACTTTAATCCCACTTGCTAATCATGTATTGATATGTGACACAACTATTTTGACGGTCAAAATATGGTGTGATCATCTATTTGGAGATACTCCAAAAGAAGTAAAGGACGAAATACAGCAACGTCCTTATGACCTCTACCTCCTCATGGATATCGATTTGCCTTGGGAAGAAGACCCTTTACGCGATTTCCCCGAACAAAGAGAACACTTTATGGAAGTTTGGAAACAGGAATTAGATCACTTGCAAGCACCATATACCATTATTTCAGGATTGGGCAATGCCCGTTTTGAAAATGCGGTAAAGGCAGCTAAAGCTTGTATGGGCCTCCAATAA
- the pnuC gene encoding nicotinamide riboside transporter PnuC: protein MPALIQQIVQQFAQTSMLEWIGTITGFLCVYLAAKQHILNWPISAISVLTYGYIFYHSKLYGDAVLQLYFLGTALYGWYYWSKNKADKSKPIVSFNNREMGLTVLIIIILTAILGTFLQRMTDSDVPYIDGFCTAVSFVAQFLMTRKIVQNWLLWIFVDICYIPLYFHKGLLLTALLYLAFAWIAWHGYRDWKATYRNFM from the coding sequence ATGCCAGCACTTATTCAGCAGATCGTACAACAATTTGCTCAAACCTCCATGCTCGAATGGATAGGTACCATCACGGGTTTCCTATGTGTTTATCTGGCGGCCAAACAACATATCCTCAATTGGCCCATCAGCGCCATCAGTGTGCTGACATATGGTTATATCTTCTATCACAGCAAACTTTATGGGGATGCTGTATTGCAACTCTATTTCTTAGGCACTGCGCTCTACGGCTGGTATTATTGGTCAAAAAACAAGGCCGATAAAAGTAAACCGATCGTCTCTTTTAATAATCGTGAAATGGGTTTGACTGTTCTTATTATTATCATCCTCACGGCCATACTCGGTACATTTCTACAAAGAATGACAGATTCCGACGTACCTTATATCGATGGTTTTTGCACAGCAGTAAGCTTTGTAGCACAATTTCTAATGACTCGTAAAATAGTGCAAAATTGGCTATTATGGATCTTTGTGGACATCTGCTACATTCCCTTATATTTTCACAAAGGTTTATTGCTTACCGCCCTATTATACTTAGCTTTTGCATGGATTGCATGGCATGGCTATAGAGATTGGAAAGCCACTTATCGTAATTTTATGTAA
- a CDS encoding BrxA/BrxB family bacilliredoxin → MYPEYLVEPMRKELTDVGFEELKTAEQVDAAIATEGTVFVVVNSVCGCAAANARPAAKAAVKNEKHPTKFVTVFAGMEKEAVDKARNYMLPYPPSSPAMALFKDGKLVHMIERHMIEGRSAQMIADNLAAAFDEYC, encoded by the coding sequence ATGTATCCAGAATATTTAGTAGAACCAATGCGTAAAGAGCTTACAGATGTAGGTTTCGAAGAATTAAAAACTGCAGAGCAAGTTGATGCGGCTATCGCTACTGAAGGCACTGTATTTGTCGTTGTAAACTCAGTATGTGGTTGTGCAGCAGCAAATGCGCGTCCTGCAGCTAAAGCAGCAGTGAAAAATGAAAAACATCCTACTAAATTTGTAACTGTTTTTGCAGGTATGGAAAAAGAGGCTGTTGATAAAGCAAGAAACTATATGTTGCCTTATCCTCCATCTTCTCCAGCAATGGCATTATTCAAAGATGGCAAATTAGTACACATGATAGAAAGACATATGATTGAGGGTCGCTCTGCACAAATGATTGCTGATAATTTAGCTGCAGCATTTGACGAGTACTGCTAA
- the upp gene encoding uracil phosphoribosyltransferase translates to MLNILSTKNSIANQYIAELRDANIQKDRMRFRRNLERLGEIFAYEISKTLTYGPVDIETPLGIANTQMLLDQPVLATILRAGLPLHQGLLNVFDRSDSAFIAAYRHTKKSGEFEIHKEYVNTPDLDNKIVIVSDPMLATGKSAVLCCKDLLSDYAIRELHIVVAIASEEGIRHVQAFLPKAFIWVGAIDKELTSKAYIVPGLGDAGDLAYGSKH, encoded by the coding sequence ATGCTCAATATACTCAGTACCAAGAACAGTATCGCGAATCAATATATTGCAGAATTACGTGATGCCAATATTCAGAAAGATCGTATGCGCTTCCGTCGTAACTTGGAACGTTTAGGTGAAATTTTCGCTTATGAGATTAGTAAAACACTGACTTATGGCCCTGTAGATATTGAAACACCATTAGGGATTGCCAATACACAAATGCTTCTTGACCAACCCGTCTTAGCAACTATTCTACGGGCCGGACTTCCTTTACATCAAGGGCTTTTGAATGTCTTCGACCGTTCGGATAGTGCATTTATTGCGGCCTATCGCCATACTAAGAAAAGTGGTGAATTTGAAATTCATAAAGAATATGTCAATACTCCCGACCTCGATAATAAAATTGTAATCGTTTCCGACCCGATGCTTGCGACAGGGAAAAGTGCAGTTTTATGTTGTAAAGACCTACTCAGTGATTATGCAATTAGGGAGCTGCATATTGTGGTAGCTATTGCTTCGGAAGAGGGCATCAGACATGTACAAGCTTTCTTACCAAAAGCTTTTATTTGGGTTGGTGCTATTGACAAGGAATTGACCAGCAAAGCTTACATTGTACCTGGATTGGGAGATGCAGGTGATCTAGCTTATGGAAGCAAGCATTAA